A window from Trinickia violacea encodes these proteins:
- a CDS encoding pentapeptide repeat-containing protein, whose amino-acid sequence MPITDQTLNRADLVALLDESPAPIEFEGCVFDGEDLSDLTLRDCTFLRCSAAETSFRRAKLDNTRWLGCKARSIDFGAAHLTDARFKDSDFNNSSWARAKLASSMFEGVKLTGAVFTGISALGLEFSDSLLVGADMRGFSFRKQRLVKLDFSGADLSGCDFREVVFEGGSLREAHLVDARFDGADLREVELGTLKIRTAPIFKRATISYAQAALLANDLGILVA is encoded by the coding sequence ATGCCTATCACCGATCAAACTTTGAACCGCGCCGACCTCGTTGCATTGCTCGACGAGAGCCCCGCTCCGATCGAATTCGAGGGCTGCGTTTTCGACGGCGAGGATTTGTCCGACCTGACCTTGCGCGATTGCACGTTCTTGCGATGCTCGGCGGCGGAAACGTCCTTTCGGCGAGCCAAGCTCGACAACACCCGCTGGCTGGGCTGCAAGGCCCGCAGCATCGACTTCGGCGCCGCGCACCTCACCGACGCACGGTTCAAAGATTCCGATTTCAACAACTCGTCGTGGGCGCGCGCGAAGCTGGCGTCGTCGATGTTCGAAGGGGTGAAGCTGACAGGGGCCGTGTTTACCGGGATATCCGCGTTGGGCCTCGAGTTCTCCGATTCGCTCTTGGTCGGCGCCGATATGCGGGGCTTTTCGTTCCGGAAGCAGCGGCTCGTGAAGCTCGATTTCTCGGGCGCGGATTTGAGCGGTTGCGATTTCCGCGAGGTGGTTTTCGAAGGCGGGAGCCTGCGCGAAGCGCACTTGGTGGACGCGAGATTCGATGGAGCCGATCTACGCGAAGTGGAACTCGGCACGCTCAAAATCCGGACTGCGCCGATTTTCAAGCGCGCGACGATTTCCTACGCGCAGGCGGCGCTGCTTGCGAACGACTTGGGGATCCTGGTGGCTTGA
- a CDS encoding heavy metal sensor histidine kinase: protein MASRSLTATLALAFAGTTLAVFALVGSVLYFALDREVKQQDDLDIVLISRHTRRLAEELGTLDDLRDHADRLTSQVLGNTALSMQIRDADRRVLVDHNTESIADPSTPSPALSRRVGATQRITESDILEWHTSQGVPVRGLATDAVLRDGTPVTLIIARNMTDRWLLLDYYRDRLYWVGFAGVLLAFLMSWMLVRESLRPLREIARKAGTVTVDRLSTRIEADDVPSELEALVASLNRMLNRLHDGFQRLSQYTADLAHDMRTPLGNLRGATEVVLARPRSVDEYQAALASNLEECDRISRMIESVLFLARAEHPQFAARLGELDVAKELAHIADYFEGLADDAGVQLRVTGGARLRADAELFRRAVSNLLANALRYTPRGGDITLVVEEAPDAVRVTVANQGTPIPPELLERIFDRFYRVDPSRKLEANSAGSTGLGLAIVRTIMELHCGRAHAESDAVSTRFILTFPR, encoded by the coding sequence ATGGCGTCGCGCTCGCTGACCGCCACGCTCGCACTGGCCTTCGCCGGCACGACGCTGGCCGTGTTCGCGCTCGTGGGCAGCGTGCTATACTTCGCGCTGGACCGTGAGGTCAAGCAGCAGGACGATCTCGACATCGTGCTGATCTCGCGCCATACGCGGCGCCTCGCAGAAGAGCTCGGCACGCTCGACGATTTGCGCGATCACGCTGATCGCCTGACGAGCCAGGTGCTCGGCAACACGGCACTCTCGATGCAGATACGCGACGCCGACCGGCGCGTGCTCGTCGATCACAACACCGAGAGCATCGCCGATCCTTCGACGCCTTCGCCCGCGCTGTCGCGGCGCGTCGGCGCCACGCAGCGGATCACGGAAAGCGACATCCTAGAGTGGCACACGTCCCAGGGCGTGCCGGTGCGCGGCCTCGCCACCGACGCCGTGCTGCGCGACGGCACGCCGGTCACGCTGATCATCGCGCGCAACATGACCGACCGCTGGCTGCTGCTCGACTACTATCGCGACCGGCTCTACTGGGTGGGATTCGCCGGCGTGCTGCTCGCGTTCCTGATGAGCTGGATGCTCGTGCGCGAATCGTTGCGGCCGCTGCGCGAGATCGCGAGAAAGGCGGGGACCGTGACTGTCGATCGGCTCAGCACACGCATCGAAGCCGACGACGTGCCGAGCGAGCTCGAGGCGCTGGTCGCCTCGCTGAACCGGATGCTCAACCGGTTGCATGACGGTTTTCAGCGCCTCTCGCAATACACGGCGGATCTCGCGCACGATATGCGCACGCCGCTCGGCAACCTGCGCGGCGCGACGGAAGTCGTGCTCGCGCGGCCGCGCTCCGTCGATGAATATCAGGCGGCGCTCGCGTCGAACCTCGAAGAGTGCGACCGCATTTCGCGCATGATCGAGAGCGTGCTGTTTCTCGCGCGGGCGGAGCATCCGCAGTTTGCGGCGCGGCTCGGCGAGCTCGATGTGGCGAAGGAGCTGGCGCATATCGCCGACTACTTCGAAGGGCTTGCCGACGACGCCGGCGTGCAGTTGCGCGTGACGGGCGGCGCGCGGCTTCGCGCCGATGCGGAGCTGTTCCGGCGCGCGGTCAGCAATTTGCTCGCGAATGCGCTGCGTTATACGCCGCGCGGCGGCGACATCACGCTGGTGGTCGAAGAGGCGCCGGATGCCGTGCGCGTGACGGTCGCCAATCAAGGCACGCCGATCCCGCCTGAGTTGCTGGAGCGCATTTTCGACCGCTTCTATCGCGTCGATCCGTCGCGCAAGCTCGAGGCGAATTCGGCTGGGTCGACGGGGCTCGGGCTTGCGATCGTGCGGACCATCATGGAGCTGCATTGCGGCCGTGCGCATGCCGAGAGCGATGCGGTAAGCACGCGGTTCATTCTGACGTTTCCGCGCTAG
- a CDS encoding PAAR domain-containing protein, translated as MPRIAEEKDVQPDSVTKLKHLFATIGALTEYGGRITKATSGLTVAGLTVARVGDVVTYEDGSEAAITDGAGEYAVDNGKSIALVGSGLSNGDRIVETLQNSWGIDVSDATGVKGLFDPAYLPPPAPPRYRLAVRGATTARGGVLREPSGTWEVSVALGKAAVIGDLIHYPDGTTARIVSGLGLADNHDYVPKAFVGSELDNGDTITDSPERDGTASSTVFVVVKRSTVSD; from the coding sequence ATGCCACGCATTGCAGAAGAAAAAGACGTTCAGCCCGATTCCGTTACCAAATTGAAGCATTTGTTTGCGACCATCGGGGCGCTGACAGAGTATGGCGGCCGCATCACGAAAGCGACAAGTGGCTTGACGGTTGCAGGCCTCACCGTTGCGCGCGTTGGTGACGTGGTGACCTATGAAGATGGCAGCGAAGCCGCCATTACTGACGGGGCGGGCGAATACGCTGTCGATAACGGCAAGTCCATCGCTCTGGTCGGGAGTGGTCTCAGCAACGGCGATCGAATCGTGGAGACTCTTCAGAATTCCTGGGGGATCGATGTATCTGACGCCACGGGCGTCAAAGGGCTTTTCGATCCGGCATATTTGCCGCCGCCGGCGCCGCCGCGCTACCGGTTGGCGGTACGCGGCGCGACTACCGCGCGCGGGGGCGTCTTGCGCGAGCCGTCGGGCACATGGGAGGTAAGCGTTGCCTTGGGTAAGGCGGCTGTCATCGGTGACCTGATTCACTACCCGGACGGCACAACCGCCCGGATCGTAAGTGGACTGGGTCTGGCTGACAATCATGATTACGTCCCGAAGGCGTTCGTCGGTAGTGAACTGGACAACGGCGACACCATCACCGATAGCCCCGAGCGGGACGGCACGGCCTCATCCACCGTGTTCGTTGTCGTGAAGCGTTCGACCGTGAGCGACTGA
- a CDS encoding heavy metal response regulator transcription factor, with the protein MRILVIEDEPKTGAYLKKGLEESGYHVDVATDGAEGLILAQEENYDVIVLDVMLPTMDGWAVLKTLRATRTTPVLFLTARDDVADRVHGLELGADDYLVKPFAFVELLARVRTLARRGPPRESELLKVGDLEIDVNRRRVRRGSTRIDLTPREFALLQLLVRRQGEVLSRTQIASYVWDMNFDSDTNVVEVAIRRLRAKIDDDYPVKLIQTVRGVGYVIEAKEAD; encoded by the coding sequence ATGCGCATTCTGGTCATCGAAGACGAGCCGAAGACAGGGGCCTACCTCAAGAAAGGTCTGGAAGAATCGGGCTATCACGTCGATGTGGCGACCGACGGCGCCGAAGGCCTGATCCTCGCGCAGGAGGAGAATTACGACGTCATCGTCCTCGACGTCATGCTGCCCACGATGGACGGCTGGGCAGTGCTCAAGACGTTGCGCGCGACCCGCACGACTCCGGTGCTGTTCCTGACCGCCCGCGACGACGTGGCCGACCGCGTGCACGGCCTCGAACTCGGCGCCGACGATTACCTTGTCAAGCCGTTTGCCTTCGTCGAACTGCTCGCCCGGGTACGCACGCTTGCGCGCCGCGGACCGCCGAGAGAAAGCGAGCTGCTCAAAGTGGGGGATCTCGAGATCGACGTCAACCGGCGGCGCGTGCGGCGCGGCTCGACGCGCATCGATCTCACGCCGCGCGAATTCGCGTTGCTGCAACTGCTCGTGCGCCGTCAAGGCGAGGTGCTGAGCCGCACGCAGATCGCGTCCTACGTCTGGGACATGAATTTCGACAGCGACACCAATGTGGTCGAAGTGGCGATCCGCCGCTTGCGCGCGAAGATCGACGACGATTATCCGGTCAAGCTGATTCAGACGGTGCGAGGCGTTGGCTACGTGATCGAAGCCAAAGAGGCCGATTGA
- a CDS encoding GNAT family N-acetyltransferase: MVTIREAAFPEHVEAVRAIFREYAESLGIDLRFQNFEEELANLPGKYSAPDGRLLLACEQGREIGCVAMRPIDSATCEMKRLYVRPQGRGRGLGRRLAESICEIANESGYRRIRLDTLPTMTEAQALYAAMGFRPIPSYVFNPISGTQYLELDLVAWRSNRT; encoded by the coding sequence ATGGTCACGATTCGAGAAGCGGCCTTTCCGGAACACGTCGAGGCAGTGCGCGCCATTTTCCGCGAATACGCCGAGAGCTTGGGCATCGACCTCCGCTTTCAGAACTTCGAAGAAGAGCTAGCGAACCTGCCGGGCAAATATTCTGCGCCAGACGGCCGGCTGCTGCTCGCGTGCGAGCAAGGACGTGAAATCGGGTGCGTGGCGATGCGTCCCATCGACTCGGCGACGTGCGAGATGAAGCGCCTTTATGTGCGTCCGCAGGGGAGAGGGCGCGGGCTTGGAAGGCGTCTTGCGGAATCGATCTGCGAGATTGCCAATGAATCGGGATATCGACGCATCAGACTGGACACCTTGCCAACGATGACAGAAGCGCAAGCGCTATACGCTGCGATGGGATTCCGACCGATACCGAGCTATGTGTTCAATCCCATATCAGGCACCCAGTACTTGGAATTGGATCTGGTGGCGTGGCGATCGAACCGAACGTAG
- a CDS encoding TetR/AcrR family transcriptional regulator: protein MTNAHRRQKQPELVRKELLAVTLQILVDEGPHAVTLDAVSRRAGVTKGGLQHHFRSKQALLDALCDQVLDDFQTRYELALLAEPDTPGKHARAYVRLGFDSGNDPEQVRMQRAIASLALTWPPCRERWSEFVQAAIKADGPGKDAANRLLLCRLASDGFWYSQMLDTYAIGKTRKKALLNALLALCE from the coding sequence ATGACAAACGCTCACCGCCGACAAAAGCAGCCCGAGCTTGTGCGTAAGGAACTGCTCGCCGTCACGCTGCAAATCCTCGTCGACGAAGGCCCCCATGCTGTCACGCTCGACGCGGTCTCCAGGCGGGCCGGCGTCACCAAAGGCGGGCTGCAGCATCACTTTCGCAGCAAGCAAGCGTTGCTCGACGCGCTCTGCGATCAGGTTCTCGACGACTTCCAGACCCGCTATGAGCTGGCGCTGCTTGCCGAGCCCGATACGCCCGGCAAGCACGCGCGCGCTTACGTGCGGCTCGGCTTCGACAGCGGCAACGATCCGGAGCAAGTTCGCATGCAGCGTGCGATCGCGTCGCTCGCGCTGACTTGGCCGCCATGCCGCGAGCGCTGGAGCGAATTCGTCCAAGCCGCGATCAAGGCGGACGGGCCGGGCAAGGACGCCGCAAACCGTCTGCTGCTTTGCCGGCTGGCGTCGGACGGGTTCTGGTATTCGCAGATGCTCGATACCTACGCGATCGGCAAGACTCGCAAGAAAGCGCTGTTGAACGCGCTATTGGCTCTTTGCGAATAG
- a CDS encoding hydroxymethylglutaryl-CoA lyase, whose translation MPLFPASVVIREVGLRDGLQSIETILPTPQKIEWIADAYAAGQREIEVGSFVPARLLPQLADTAELVAYAKTLPGLVVSVLVPNLKGAERAIESQADVLLVPLSASRAHSLANLRKTPDEVVAEVARIRAARDAAGSKTLIEGGIGTAFGCTIQGAVEPREVLRCMQALLDAGADRVSLADTVGYANPAAVRDLFEKARRIAGDRLWCGHFHDTRGLALANVYAALGTGIARFDATLAGIGGCPHAPGASGNASSEDLAFMLADMGIETGIDIERLLALRAKVAQWLVNETLHGTLWLAGLPKTFPARSIRTLTL comes from the coding sequence ATGCCCCTCTTCCCCGCCAGCGTCGTGATCCGCGAAGTCGGCTTGCGCGACGGCCTGCAAAGCATCGAGACAATTCTCCCGACGCCGCAAAAAATCGAATGGATCGCCGACGCCTATGCCGCCGGCCAGCGCGAAATCGAGGTCGGCTCGTTCGTGCCTGCCCGGCTCTTGCCGCAGCTGGCCGATACGGCGGAACTCGTCGCCTACGCGAAGACCCTGCCCGGCCTCGTCGTCTCGGTACTCGTGCCGAATCTGAAAGGCGCCGAACGCGCGATCGAATCGCAGGCGGATGTCTTGCTCGTGCCGCTGTCGGCTAGCCGCGCCCATAGCCTCGCGAATCTGCGCAAGACACCGGACGAAGTCGTGGCCGAAGTGGCGCGCATCCGCGCCGCGCGCGATGCCGCCGGCTCGAAGACCTTGATCGAAGGCGGGATCGGCACCGCGTTCGGCTGCACGATCCAAGGCGCGGTCGAGCCACGCGAAGTGCTGCGCTGCATGCAGGCCCTGCTCGACGCAGGCGCCGATCGCGTGAGCCTCGCCGATACGGTCGGCTACGCGAATCCCGCCGCCGTGCGCGACTTGTTCGAGAAGGCGCGCCGCATCGCGGGCGACAGGCTCTGGTGCGGCCACTTCCACGACACGCGCGGCCTCGCGCTCGCCAATGTCTACGCCGCGCTCGGCACCGGCATCGCGCGCTTCGACGCGACGCTCGCGGGCATCGGCGGCTGTCCGCATGCGCCGGGCGCGAGCGGCAACGCGTCGAGCGAAGACCTCGCCTTCATGCTGGCCGACATGGGCATCGAGACCGGCATCGATATCGAGCGGCTGCTCGCACTGCGCGCCAAGGTCGCGCAGTGGCTCGTGAACGAGACGCTGCACGGCACCCTGTGGCTCGCCGGCCTGCCCAAGACCTTCCCGGCCCGATCGATCCGCACGCTCACCCTTTGA
- a CDS encoding MFS transporter: MTNLLNSLKSGNWRALLACFLYFDTGFTVWVMFGPLAPFIHKDIAMTPAEQGFLVAVPVLGAAILRVTLGNLYQAYDGRRVALFGVLLSAVPSVVLLLLPAAPSYTLLLVLGVFLGVGGASFAVALPMAGSNYPPKVQGLVLGLAAAGNIGAVLDGFMFPGLADQFGWAKAAGASLPLLALAATALFFWAKDLGVKSGNAPRALGSFCVTLAGLVALVLAVHAGVFGAGKTGVLLLPVLGALLAIAVLPQRYRSVLVEGDTWVVMLVYSITFGGFVGMSSYVTTLLISLYQLPKLEAGLFMSLLAFIGALVRPIGGLIADRISGVRALVLLLAGISACDFAFAAWMPPLPAGIALLVVTYLLFGLGNGATFQLVPQRWAGKTGLMSGIVGAAGGIGGFYLPVIMGIAKESTGSYQMGFATFGGLSAVAFALVVVHRTRWLEWALPKESLAVVEAPNAIPAAALRVDSEA, translated from the coding sequence ATGACAAACCTGTTGAATTCGCTCAAGAGCGGTAACTGGCGTGCGTTGCTTGCATGCTTTCTGTACTTCGATACCGGTTTCACCGTGTGGGTGATGTTCGGGCCGCTCGCGCCGTTCATCCACAAGGACATTGCGATGACGCCGGCCGAGCAGGGCTTTCTCGTCGCCGTTCCGGTGCTCGGCGCGGCCATTCTGCGCGTGACGCTCGGCAATCTGTATCAGGCTTACGACGGTCGGCGCGTGGCGCTGTTCGGCGTATTGCTCTCGGCCGTGCCTTCGGTCGTGCTGCTGTTGTTGCCGGCTGCGCCGTCGTATACGTTGCTGCTCGTGCTGGGCGTGTTCCTCGGTGTCGGCGGCGCCAGCTTCGCGGTCGCGCTGCCGATGGCCGGCAGCAACTATCCGCCCAAGGTTCAGGGGCTCGTGCTCGGGCTCGCGGCAGCGGGGAACATCGGCGCGGTGCTCGACGGTTTCATGTTCCCGGGTCTCGCCGATCAATTCGGCTGGGCGAAAGCGGCGGGCGCGTCGCTGCCGCTGCTCGCACTCGCGGCGACGGCGCTGTTTTTCTGGGCGAAGGATCTCGGCGTCAAATCGGGCAACGCGCCACGTGCGCTAGGCAGTTTCTGCGTGACGTTGGCAGGGCTCGTCGCGCTCGTGCTCGCCGTGCATGCGGGCGTGTTCGGCGCGGGCAAGACCGGTGTGCTGCTGCTGCCGGTGCTCGGTGCGCTGCTCGCGATCGCCGTGTTGCCGCAGCGCTATCGCAGCGTGCTCGTCGAAGGGGATACCTGGGTTGTGATGCTCGTGTACAGCATCACGTTTGGCGGCTTTGTCGGGATGTCGTCGTATGTGACGACGCTTTTGATCTCGCTCTATCAGCTGCCGAAGCTCGAAGCGGGGCTCTTCATGTCCCTGCTGGCGTTCATCGGTGCGTTGGTGCGGCCGATCGGCGGCCTCATCGCCGACCGCATCTCCGGCGTGCGTGCGCTCGTGCTGCTGCTGGCCGGTATCTCCGCGTGCGACTTCGCGTTCGCCGCTTGGATGCCCCCGCTGCCCGCCGGGATCGCGCTGCTTGTCGTCACGTATCTGCTGTTCGGTCTCGGCAATGGCGCGACGTTCCAGCTCGTACCGCAGCGCTGGGCCGGCAAGACGGGCTTGATGTCGGGCATCGTCGGTGCGGCGGGCGGCATCGGCGGGTTTTATCTGCCGGTGATCATGGGCATCGCGAAGGAAAGCACGGGCAGCTATCAGATGGGGTTTGCGACGTTCGGCGGATTGTCGGCGGTGGCGTTCGCTCTGGTTGTCGTGCATCGCACGCGCTGGCTCGAATGGGCGTTGCCGAAGGAAAGTCTCGCGGTCGTGGAAGCGCCGAATGCCATACCAGCCGCCGCATTGCGAGTGGATAGCGAGGCGTAG
- a CDS encoding CaiB/BaiF CoA transferase family protein, protein MNTPTRLPLEGVRVIEFTHMVMGPTCGMILADLGAEVIKIEPPGGDKTRNLPGLGIGFFRTFNRNKKSVVLDIDTPEGHATAVDLIGQCDVMLENFRPGLMTKLGLDYETLSKRYPRLIYVSHKGFLPGPYEHRLALDEVVQMMGGLSYMTGPVGRPLRAGTSVNDIMGGMFGAIGVLAALRERDATGRGQEVQSALFENCVFLSAQHMQQYAMTHEAPPPMPARVSAWSVYDVFTLAGGEQLFIGAVSDKQFVTLCNVLKRPDLAAEPQFTSNALRVAVRPELLARLGEILKDHRADELALKLEAAGIPYAPIVRPDQLFEDPHLKASGGLAPMQTDDGGMTEVVLLPLLMDGRRPGVRQPLARAGEHTDEVLGRLKRHDA, encoded by the coding sequence ATGAACACCCCCACCCGGCTTCCACTCGAAGGCGTTCGCGTCATCGAATTCACTCACATGGTCATGGGCCCGACGTGCGGCATGATCCTCGCCGATCTCGGCGCCGAAGTGATCAAGATCGAGCCGCCCGGCGGCGACAAGACCCGCAACCTGCCCGGTCTCGGCATCGGTTTTTTCCGGACCTTCAACCGCAACAAGAAGAGCGTCGTGCTCGACATCGACACGCCGGAAGGACATGCGACCGCGGTCGACTTGATCGGCCAATGCGACGTGATGCTCGAAAATTTCCGGCCGGGCTTGATGACGAAGCTCGGGCTCGACTACGAGACGCTTTCGAAGCGCTATCCGCGGCTCATCTACGTCTCGCACAAGGGCTTTCTGCCCGGCCCCTACGAGCATCGCCTCGCGCTCGACGAAGTCGTGCAGATGATGGGCGGCTTGTCATACATGACGGGGCCGGTGGGACGGCCGCTCCGCGCAGGCACGTCGGTCAACGACATCATGGGCGGCATGTTCGGCGCGATCGGCGTGCTCGCCGCGCTGCGCGAACGCGATGCCACCGGGCGCGGCCAGGAAGTGCAAAGCGCGCTGTTCGAGAACTGCGTGTTCCTGTCCGCGCAGCACATGCAGCAGTACGCGATGACGCACGAAGCGCCGCCGCCGATGCCCGCGCGCGTCTCGGCATGGAGCGTGTACGACGTGTTCACGCTGGCGGGCGGCGAGCAGCTGTTCATCGGCGCCGTCAGCGACAAGCAGTTCGTCACGCTGTGCAACGTGCTGAAGCGGCCGGACCTCGCAGCCGAGCCGCAATTCACGAGCAACGCGCTGCGCGTGGCGGTACGCCCTGAATTGCTCGCGCGCCTTGGCGAGATCCTGAAAGACCATCGCGCCGACGAGCTCGCGCTGAAGCTCGAAGCCGCCGGTATTCCCTACGCGCCGATCGTGCGCCCCGACCAGCTTTTCGAGGACCCGCATTTGAAGGCCAGCGGCGGGCTCGCGCCGATGCAAACCGACGACGGCGGCATGACCGAAGTCGTGCTCCTGCCTTTGCTGATGGACGGACGCCGCCCCGGTGTGCGCCAGCCGTTGGCACGAGCCGGCGAGCACACGGACGAAGTACTGGGACGCCTCAAGCGCCATGACGCTTGA
- a CDS encoding type IV pili methyl-accepting chemotaxis transducer N-terminal domain-containing protein has product MKGRTPINHDAVSGEVIGELINLSGRQRMLSQRIVLHVLLASRGDSAALDVVKTCLATFAATHTDLVSGNARLPGVFSDALKQLYFGTACADDLIRRFIARTADAIASLESGAAASDEQVDALVMQATPLLELLQQITLAYQKEMHGIETAAKKRQAEIAEQLGSISMQANIVALNARIAAARAGQFGREFAVITTVLADIIKEMDQLIHSVVDTRESRDTRQAPGIPTQRNTVPQSRQANAGRAYQ; this is encoded by the coding sequence ATGAAAGGACGAACCCCTATCAACCACGACGCCGTTTCCGGAGAAGTGATCGGCGAGCTCATCAACCTATCGGGCCGGCAGCGGATGCTTTCGCAGCGCATCGTGCTGCACGTGCTGCTCGCATCGCGCGGGGACAGCGCGGCGCTCGATGTCGTCAAGACCTGCCTAGCGACGTTTGCGGCGACGCACACCGATCTGGTGAGCGGCAACGCGCGCTTGCCGGGCGTGTTTTCAGACGCGCTGAAACAGCTCTATTTCGGCACGGCGTGCGCCGACGACCTGATCCGCCGGTTCATCGCCCGCACCGCCGATGCGATCGCGAGCCTCGAATCGGGCGCCGCCGCAAGCGATGAACAGGTCGACGCGCTTGTGATGCAGGCCACGCCGCTGCTCGAACTGCTGCAGCAAATCACGCTCGCGTACCAGAAGGAAATGCACGGTATCGAAACGGCGGCGAAGAAGCGCCAGGCCGAGATCGCCGAGCAGTTGGGCAGCATCTCGATGCAAGCCAACATCGTTGCGCTCAACGCACGGATCGCGGCGGCGCGCGCGGGCCAGTTCGGACGCGAGTTCGCCGTGATCACGACGGTGCTCGCCGACATCATCAAGGAGATGGATCAACTGATCCATAGCGTGGTCGATACGCGCGAATCCCGTGATACCCGGCAAGCCCCCGGCATTCCCACCCAACGCAACACCGTCCCGCAAAGCCGGCAAGCCAATGCCGGCCGCGCGTATCAATAG
- a CDS encoding LysR family transcriptional regulator, with protein sequence MRDIHLKTLRLLVSVCEHRNMARAAAEEHIEPSAISKRIAQLEHDLGVPLLVRTRRGVQPTPAGVALVEHAKSVLFTMDRIASDVAAYGSGLRGSVSVCASASAIAEALLDDIASFMRMPAHENIRVNVEERLSLDLVRRLREGAASIGVCWDNADIEGLQSRPYRQDRLALAVHPDHPLASRKSLTFEQTLDHEHVGLPPATAVHTMLQHAAARNGRTVSYRAIVSNFDAAFRVVAANLGISVVPAVVGETYKRLLNVKVIPLTDRWAARRFIVCFKDFDALQPAAQRMVNHLAECAKEAANIE encoded by the coding sequence ATGCGCGACATCCATCTGAAAACACTGCGGCTGCTGGTGTCGGTCTGCGAGCACCGGAACATGGCGCGCGCAGCCGCGGAGGAGCACATCGAGCCGTCCGCGATCAGCAAGCGCATCGCGCAATTGGAGCACGACCTCGGCGTGCCGCTTCTCGTTCGCACGCGCCGCGGCGTGCAGCCGACGCCGGCCGGCGTCGCGCTCGTCGAGCACGCCAAGAGCGTGCTGTTCACGATGGACCGCATCGCAAGCGACGTCGCCGCGTACGGCAGCGGGCTCAGGGGCAGCGTGAGCGTGTGCGCGTCGGCATCGGCGATCGCGGAAGCGCTGTTGGACGACATCGCGTCGTTCATGCGGATGCCCGCGCACGAGAATATCCGCGTGAACGTCGAGGAACGGCTGTCGCTCGATCTCGTGCGCCGCTTGCGCGAAGGGGCGGCCTCGATCGGCGTGTGCTGGGACAACGCCGATATCGAAGGGCTGCAGTCGCGCCCGTACCGGCAGGATCGCTTGGCGCTCGCGGTCCATCCTGACCATCCGCTTGCGAGCCGCAAGTCGCTCACCTTCGAGCAGACGCTCGATCACGAGCACGTCGGGCTGCCGCCCGCCACCGCGGTCCACACGATGCTGCAGCACGCGGCCGCGCGGAACGGGCGCACGGTGAGCTATCGCGCGATCGTGTCGAACTTCGACGCCGCATTTCGCGTGGTCGCCGCGAATCTGGGCATCAGCGTGGTGCCGGCCGTTGTCGGCGAGACGTACAAGCGCCTGCTCAACGTCAAAGTGATTCCGCTCACGGACCGTTGGGCGGCGCGGCGCTTCATCGTCTGCTTCAAAGACTTCGATGCGCTGCAGCCGGCGGCGCAGCGCATGGTCAATCATCTCGCCGAATGCGCGAAAGAGGCCGCGAATATCGAATAA